In Akkermansia muciniphila ATCC BAA-835, the genomic stretch CCGCGTGCCTGCACAGGAAAGCCCGTTGCGGGCGTTGTCGAAGCGCCGTTTTTTGTTCGGAAACGGGATTCAGGCATGCCGCCTATCTGACAGTCCAGGTAATGCTGCGCGTGGAGGATTGGCCGGGACGCAGAATGACGCTGGGGAAGTGGGGGGTATTGACGGCATTGGGGAAGCCCTGGGCTTCCAGCGCTATTCCCTGGCGCGCCTGGGGCAGGTATTCCCCGGTATATACCTGGAGGCCGGGAGCATCCGTCGCCACAATCAGGCGGTGCCGGGATTCCGGATCAAGAAGGATGGCGGCGATTTTGTCGCCCGGTTCGGAATCCAGCACGTAGTTGTGGTCCAGTCCGGCGGCGGTGTCCGGGTGGGCGGCGGAGTTGCGTTCCCCCAGCAGGGCTGCTTTCCGCAGGTCAAAGTCCGTTCCTTCCACGGGAAGAATACGGCCGTCGGGGATATTGGTCGCATCCACCGGAGTATAGGCGGAGGCCCGTATCTCCAGGGTCATGGAATCAATGGTGGGTTTGCCGGACAGGTTCCAGTAAGCGTGGTTGGTGAGGTTGACGATTGTGGCTGCGTCCGCATACGCTTCCAGGCGGAGATGAAGGGTTTCTTCCACCACGGTGTAGGTGGCTACCACTTCCAGGTTGCCGGGGTAATTTTCCTCACCGTCTGCGGAGTGCAGGGTCAGCACCAGCGTATTGCGCCCGGCTTCCTGCACCTGCCAGACTTTGCTGTCGAACCCCTGGATGCCGCCGTGCAGGTGGTTGGGGCCGTTGTTGACGGCCACGGTGCGGGAATCCCCGTCAATGGAGAACCTGCCTTTTGCGATGCGATTCGCGACACGGCCGCAAATCGCACCGCAATAACAGGTGTCTTTCAGCATGTCTTCAAAGTGCTTGGGCCCTACGATCATGTCCATGCCGTCCTTGACGACGGAGATGATGCGCCCCCCGTAGTTGCTGATGCGTACCGTCAGCTTGTCGGAAGACAGTTCAAACAATTCTACAGGTGCGCCGCCGGGTAAGGTGCCGAAGATCATGCCGGTATATAGCTTGGTCAGTAGTGGATGTCCAATTAATAGGCCAGCACGCGGGAACCGTTGTTGCCGATGATCACGCGCACGCGCTGCCCGACCTGAATCGGGTTGTTCCTGCTGGCGACCTGGACGACCGTGTAGTTGCGGGTGCCGTTCCTCTTCTGGTCCAGACGCACGGTGATGCGTTCCCCGGTCGTGTTGTTGACGGCCTTGTCAATCTGGTTGCCGGCAATGCCGCCCAGAATGGCGCCGCCCGCCGCCGTCGCGAATTTGGCGTTGCCGCCCCCGAACATGGCGCCGGTCAACCCGCCCGCCACGGCGCCGATTCCGGTGCCGGTGTTGGCGTTATTGGCCTGGATCTTGACGTTTTCCACGCTGGTGACCGTGCCGGTATAGGTTTCCTGGGCTCCGCCGATTTCGTTCAGGTTATAGGTGTTCGGGGAACCGAAGTTGGTGCAGGAAGTAATGGACAGCGCCATGGCTGCACAGCCGATGGTAAGAATGGAAGCTGTTTTCATGATGACGATTTATAAAATGGGTTGAAGGTTAAGATCAAGTAATTTCGCAGTCAACGGAAGGGGCGCGGCTGCCCTCTTCCGGCGGAGAAAACCCTTGCCGGAAGGTTCCGGCAAGGGTTCTTATTTATTTTAACGGTCCGTTGGGTCAGGCCTTGGGGGCTTCTCCCTTTTTGGGGCAGTCGCAGGGCTTTTCCCCTTTGCTGCAAGGCTGGCCGCATTTTTCTGGGCATTTGCCTTCCTTGGCGCATTTCCTGGGGCACTTTTTGTCTTTCTTGCAGCACTTCTGGGCAGCGGGGGCGGGGGACTCCGCCGGAGCGGCGGCTTCCTGAGCGTAACCGTTGACACTGAAGGCGAAAGCAAAGGCTGCTACAGCGAGGATTTTTTTCATATAATGATATGTGAGGTTGTGTGGTGTTGGTAATGCAGCGGCAGAAGAGCTGCCGTTCTACGACAGATAGAGCGGCAGGGAGTGATATTTGTTCAAAAAAATGCGCGGAGAGGATTCTTTTTAGGGCGGTTTTTTTTGATGAGGACGCGCTTTTAGCCTCCGGGGTAAGTTTGACAGTCCGGGGGCACGTACGGAGCGCCGGCTTGCATGGGGCGCCTTCTTGAGGCACGGTAGGGAACATGAGTTCAGCCAAGGAACCTGTGACGCGCCGTTTTGGAAATGGTTTGACGGTTTTGATTAAGGAGGACAAGTCTCATCCCGTAGTGTCCCTCCAGTACTGGGT encodes the following:
- a CDS encoding aldose epimerase family protein, with the translated sequence MIFGTLPGGAPVELFELSSDKLTVRISNYGGRIISVVKDGMDMIVGPKHFEDMLKDTCYCGAICGRVANRIAKGRFSIDGDSRTVAVNNGPNHLHGGIQGFDSKVWQVQEAGRNTLVLTLHSADGEENYPGNLEVVATYTVVEETLHLRLEAYADAATIVNLTNHAYWNLSGKPTIDSMTLEIRASAYTPVDATNIPDGRILPVEGTDFDLRKAALLGERNSAAHPDTAAGLDHNYVLDSEPGDKIAAILLDPESRHRLIVATDAPGLQVYTGEYLPQARQGIALEAQGFPNAVNTPHFPSVILRPGQSSTRSITWTVR
- a CDS encoding glycine zipper 2TM domain-containing protein; translated protein: MKTASILTIGCAAMALSITSCTNFGSPNTYNLNEIGGAQETYTGTVTSVENVKIQANNANTGTGIGAVAGGLTGAMFGGGNAKFATAAGGAILGGIAGNQIDKAVNNTTGERITVRLDQKRNGTRNYTVVQVASRNNPIQVGQRVRVIIGNNGSRVLAY